A region of the Micromonospora sediminicola genome:
GGTGACCCGGGAGGTGCTGCGGCGGCAGGCCCTCCAGGCGTACGCCGAGGGCGAGAACACCTTCACCTACGGCCTCCTGCACGCCCGGCAGGCCGAGGCCGCCGGGCACGACCGGCCGGCGGTGATCCGGGCGCGGGACCGGGCCCGACGGCGCAAGGTCCGCCGCTGGCTGCGGGGATGACCGGGGCCGGTGCAGAGCCGGCGCGGGAGGCGGCGCTACCGCTTCTCGGTGCCTTTCGAGCTGATATCGGAAACGACTCGGTTCGACCGCGGTCCCGACGTCGCGCGGTCCACCGCGCGCGACTCGTACGCCCACCGCGGCGCGACGCGTGTTCCCGCCGGGGCGCGACGGGTGCGCCCACCGCGCGAGAGTCGTGCGCCCACCTCGCGAAGCGTGCGCCCACCGCGGCGCAAAGCGTGTTCCCGCCAAGGGCGCAGCCCGCGCTGATTCGTTTCTGATATCAGCTCGAAAGGCACTGACCCGCGACCGTCCGGCAAGCGCGCCGGGTCACCCGCAACGGCGATCAGAGTGTGGCGCGGGTGCGGGTCACCGCGGCGGCGGCGTCGGCCAGCACGGGCTCCGGTGGGCCGGCCAGGGCCAGGTCGGCGGCGACCACCCGGAGCTGGTCGGGCAGGGCCAGGTCGCTGGGCAGCCGGGGCACGTCGCGGCGCGGCTCGCCGGCGGTGTCGGCGGCCAGGTTGGCGATCTCCTGGACCAGCTTGTGCACCAGGTCGGCCCGGGACACGTTGCCCCCCTCGGCCGGCGCCGACCAGCGCGGCTGCTGCCAGTGCCCGACCTGTCGGACCAGCAGGGTCACCGCCCGGTCCAGTTCCGCTGCGCTCATCGCCGCACAGTTTACGGTCAGCGGCGCACGTAGCTGAGCAGGCGGAGGATCTGCCAGTACAGGAAGATCAGGCCGACCAGCAGCCCGAACGCGCAGTACCAGGCGTAGCGGCGGGGCAGCCGGTTGCGGACGGACCGTTCCACCAGGTCGAAGTCGAGGACGAAGCCGAGCGCACCGGCGATGATCGCCACCACGGAGAAGACGTACGGCAACCAGCCCACCTGGCCGCTGAGGCTGTAGACCGCCACCCCCTGCCGCCCGGTGAACAGGTACGCGAGCAGGTTGACCAGGCCGAGCGCCACGATCCCGACGAGCGTGCCGATGACCAGCCGGGCCAGCCGTGGGGTGGCCCGGATCAGCCGGGCCCGGTAGAGCAGGGCCATGCCGAGGAAGACGCCGAAGGTACCGACCACGGCCTGCGCCACGATGCCCGGGTAGACCAGCTCGAACGCCCGGCTCGCCACTCCGAGCAGCAGTCCCTGGAGCACCGCGTACCCGACGATGAGCGGCGGGTTGGTGATCTGCTTGAGCGAGATGACCAGCACCAGGGCGAGGCTGGCCAGGGCGCTGCCGGCCAGCGCCGCCGAGATCCACGCGGCCTGCGGCACCACGAACCAGGCCACCGCCGCGGTGACCCCGGTGAGCAGCAGCAGGCCCACCGTCCGGGCGACCACGTCGGCCACGGTCATCGCGTCGCCGGCCTCGACGCCGAGCACCTGCCGCTCGGTGCGACCGACGTCGTCCAGCCGGTCGAGCACCGGGTTGGCACTGCGCACCGTGGCCTCCTCCCGCCGACGTACCCGGATCCCACTCTGCCCCGGGCGGGCCGGTGGGGACGGGAAAACGGCGACGCCCGCCGCCGCGGGAGCGGCAGGCGGGCGTCGCGGGACGGGCGGGACGGTCAGTCGTCGCCCTGGAAGTAGCTGAGCAGCCGCAGGATCTCGATGTAGAGCCAGACCAGGCCGACCACGATGCCGAACGCGGCGGTCCACGCGTAGCGCTGCGGGAGGCCCATCCGGACCCCCTCCTCGATGTCGGCGAAGTTGAGCACGAAGCTCAGCGACGCCACCACGATGCAGACCAGGCTGAAGCCGATGGCCAGCGGGCTGCCGTCGCGCAGGTGCGTGTTGACGCCGAACAGCGACAGCACCAGGTTGACCAGCATCACGCCGAACAGGCCGGCGATCACCGCCACCATGATCCGGGCGAACTTCGGGGTGGCCCGGATGATCCGCGCCTTGTAGATCATCGCCATCAGGAAGAAGACGCCGAAGGTGGCGACCACGGCCTGGAGCACGATGCCGTCGTAGAGCGTCTCGAAGGCCTTGCTGACCATGCCGACGAAGACGCCCTCGATGATCGAGTACGCCACCACGAGCGCCGGGTTGGCCATCCGGGAGAACGAGATGATCAGACCGAGCACCAGGCCGACCACGGCCGCGCCGATCCAGGCCACGCCGACCAGCGCGTCCGGCACGAGCACCCAGGCCGCGGCGGCCGAGGCCCCGAGGAGGGCGAGCATGAGGACCGTCTTGACGACGACGTCGTCGAGGGTCATCGGGGTCACGGCGGGCGGGGCCACCGGCTGGCCGTAGCCGCCCGGGTAGGGCTGCTGCGGCGGGTACTGCTGGGGGTATCCGGGCTGACCGTACGGCCCGGGCTGGGCGTACCCGGCCGCCCGCTCACGCTCGGCCGCCTGGCCGAGCCGGGCGAGCACCGGGTTCGAGGTCTTCACTTCTCAGGCCTCCCTCAGAGGTCGATCGCACGTAGACGTGCGTCTCCAGGGTAGACGGGCCGACAACACGGCACGTCGCGCCAAGCTGTGGGAAAGCTGAGAGTTCGTGCCCGGGGCGGGGGTCGAACCCGCACGCCTTGCGGCAGCCGCTTTTAAGGCGGCCGTGTCTGCCGTTCCACCACCCGGGCGGGTGACACCGGCGCGCCGACACGCGCGGGTGCAGATCTCACCGTAGCGGCTGCGCCGCCGCCCGGCGTACCCCGGCGGGCCCGGCCGATATGGTCGACGCCGTGAGCAGCGCCGCCCGCACGGCCCCCGGGCCCGACCGTGACCAGGCGGTCCACCCCGCGCCGGCCGGCGCGGGCCGGGCGACCCGGCTACGGGCCGCCGTCCGGCGGCGCCGGGCGGACCTGGTCGTCGGGTTCCTGTTCGTGGCGCTCGCCGGCTGGCTCACCCACGGCCTGTGGCCGTCGCCCGGCACCCGGATGCTCGCCCTCAACCCGGCCGACCAGACCCTGTACGAGTGGTTCCTGGCGCTCGACGCGCGCGCCCTGCGCGGCGAGTTCAGCCTGGTCACCGACCGGTTGAACGCGCCGGACGGGGTGAACCTGATGGCCAACACCTCGGTCGTCGCGCTCGGTGTGCTGCTCGCCCCGGTCACCGCGGCGTTCGGCGCGCCGGTCACGTTCGCCCTGCTGGTCGCCGGGAACATGGCCGGCACCGCGTTCGCCTGGCACCTGCTGCTCACCCGCACGCTGCGGGCCGGCCCGCTCGCCGCCGCGCTCGGCGCCGCCGTCTGCGGCTTCGGCCCGGGCATGGTCTCGCAGAGCAACGGCCACCTGCACATGACCGCGCAGTGGCTGGTCCCGGTGCTGGTCTGGCTGGTGGTCCGGCTGCTGCGCGCCGCCGATCCGGCCGGGCGCCCGGACGGGCCGGACCGGCGGCGGGCGGCCTCCTCCGCGGTCGGGCTGGCCGTCGTGGCCACCGTCCAGGTCTTCGTCGGCGAGGAGGTGCTCTTCCTCACCGCGCTCACCCTGGCGGTCATGGCCGTGGCGTACGGGATGGCCGACCGGGACCTGCTCCGGCGGGCGCTGCCCACCTTCGCCGGCGGTCTGCTCTGCGCCGGCGGGCTGGCGCTGGTGGTGCTGGCGTACCCGCTCTGGGTGCAGTTCGCCGGGCCGCAGGGCGTCGCGGACGGGATGTTCCCCGCGGCCTACTTCTCCGCCGACCTCACCGGCTGGACCCGGCTCTCCGCGCTGACGGTGTTCGGCAGCCCGGAGGCGGCCCGGCTGACCACCGGGCCGGCGGAGTTCACCACGTTCCTGGGCTGGCCGCTGCTGCTGGTCACCATCGGCTGCGCGGTCTGGATGGGCCGCCGCGCGCTGGTGGTCGCCGTGGTGGCCGCGGGGCTGGTGGCGGCCGCGCTCGCGCTCGGCCCGGAGGTCGTGGTCGGCGGGGAGCGAACCGGCGTGCCCGGCCCGTACGCGCTGCTGGCCGGCCTGCCGGTGGTGGACGGCGCGCTGCCGATGCGCTTCGCGCTGGTGGTGCTGCCGCTGGTCGGCACCCTGCTCACGCTCGCCGTGCACCGGGCCCGACACGACTCCGGCCCCGCCCGCCGACTGGTCCCGGTCGCGGTCGGCGCCGCCCTGCTCAGCGTCTTCCCCACCCCCTTGCCCACGGTCGACCGGCCGGCGCTGCCCGAGTTCGTCACCGGCGGCCACTGGCGGCAGTGCGTCCGCCCCGGCGGGGTGCTGGTGCCGGTGCCCACGGCCACCCCGAAGGACCCGTGGCCGATGCGCTGGGCCACCGCCGCCGACGTCGCCTTCGGCATGCCGGAGGGCTTCTTCATCGGCCCGTACGGCGAGGGCGGCACGGCCACCATGGGCACCTGGCAGCGGCCCACCTCGGCCCTGCTGGCCGAGGTGGCCCGGCGCGGCGTGGCTCCGGCGGTCGGTGACCGGCAACGCCGGCAGGCCGCCCGGGACGTCGAGTCCTGGGGCGCGACCTGCGTCGCGGTGACCGACGACGCGCCGCACGCGGAACTGCTGCGCCGCACCCTGGAGCAGCTCTTCGGCCCCGGC
Encoded here:
- a CDS encoding Bax inhibitor-1/YccA family protein, which gives rise to MRSANPVLDRLDDVGRTERQVLGVEAGDAMTVADVVARTVGLLLLTGVTAAVAWFVVPQAAWISAALAGSALASLALVLVISLKQITNPPLIVGYAVLQGLLLGVASRAFELVYPGIVAQAVVGTFGVFLGMALLYRARLIRATPRLARLVIGTLVGIVALGLVNLLAYLFTGRQGVAVYSLSGQVGWLPYVFSVVAIIAGALGFVLDFDLVERSVRNRLPRRYAWYCAFGLLVGLIFLYWQILRLLSYVRR
- a CDS encoding Bax inhibitor-1/YccA family protein, whose product is MKTSNPVLARLGQAAERERAAGYAQPGPYGQPGYPQQYPPQQPYPGGYGQPVAPPAVTPMTLDDVVVKTVLMLALLGASAAAAWVLVPDALVGVAWIGAAVVGLVLGLIISFSRMANPALVVAYSIIEGVFVGMVSKAFETLYDGIVLQAVVATFGVFFLMAMIYKARIIRATPKFARIMVAVIAGLFGVMLVNLVLSLFGVNTHLRDGSPLAIGFSLVCIVVASLSFVLNFADIEEGVRMGLPQRYAWTAAFGIVVGLVWLYIEILRLLSYFQGDD